One Scytonema millei VB511283 DNA segment encodes these proteins:
- a CDS encoding 30S ribosomal protein S1, translating to MVNQKTLTTEIGFTHEDFAALLDKYDYHFSPGDIVAGTVFSMEPRGALIDIGAKTAAYIPIQEMSINRVDAPEEVLQPNETREFFILTDENEDGQLTLSIRRIEYMRAWERVRQLQNEDATVRSLVFATNRGGALVRIEGLRGFIPGSHISTRKPKEELVSEELPLKFLEVDEDRNRLVLSHRRALVERKMNRLEVGEVVIGTVRGIKPYGAFIDIGGVSGLLHISEISHDHIDTPHSVFNVNDEVKVMIIDLDAERGRISLSTKQLEPEPGDMIKNRDLVYDKAEEMAARYREQMAAKQQGIDLNAPAEVEEPAAVEEEIPEATEEPVATEEPIATEEPVATDDEDLPAAVE from the coding sequence ATGGTCAATCAGAAAACACTTACTACAGAAATAGGCTTTACTCACGAAGATTTCGCGGCTTTACTCGACAAATACGATTACCACTTCAGCCCTGGCGACATCGTAGCTGGTACGGTATTTAGCATGGAGCCACGGGGCGCTCTGATTGACATTGGTGCTAAGACCGCTGCCTACATTCCCATCCAGGAAATGTCGATAAATCGGGTGGATGCTCCAGAAGAAGTTTTGCAACCCAACGAAACGCGGGAGTTTTTCATTCTTACCGATGAAAACGAAGACGGACAGCTAACGCTTTCGATTCGCCGCATTGAGTATATGCGAGCTTGGGAGCGCGTCAGACAGTTACAAAACGAAGATGCAACGGTGCGATCGCTCGTATTCGCTACAAATCGCGGCGGCGCACTCGTGCGAATCGAAGGTCTGCGCGGATTTATTCCTGGTTCTCACATCAGCACTCGCAAGCCCAAAGAAGAGTTGGTTAGCGAGGAGCTACCATTAAAGTTTCTAGAAGTTGATGAAGACCGCAATCGTTTGGTGCTGTCACACCGTCGTGCTTTAGTCGAGCGCAAGATGAACCGCTTGGAAGTTGGCGAAGTCGTCATCGGTACGGTACGCGGGATCAAGCCTTACGGTGCGTTTATCGATATTGGAGGTGTTAGCGGTCTGCTGCACATCTCGGAAATCTCCCACGACCACATCGATACACCTCACAGCGTTTTCAACGTCAACGATGAAGTCAAAGTCATGATCATTGACTTAGATGCCGAACGAGGTCGGATTTCTCTGTCTACAAAACAGCTAGAGCCAGAACCAGGTGACATGATCAAGAACCGCGACCTAGTTTACGATAAAGCAGAAGAAATGGCTGCAAGATATCGCGAACAGATGGCAGCTAAGCAACAAGGAATTGATTTAAATGCTCCTGCTGAGGTAGAAGAACCAGCAGCAGTGGAAGAAGAAATTCCAGAGGCTACGGAAGAGCCAGTTGCTACGGAAGAGCCAATTGCTACGGAAGAGCCAGTTGCTACGGATGATGAGGATTTGCCAGCAGCAGTTGAGTAA
- a CDS encoding photosystem II reaction center protein T, whose protein sequence is MESVAYILILALAIGTLFFAIAFREPPRIEKK, encoded by the coding sequence ATGGAAAGCGTTGCTTACATTTTGATTCTCGCGCTGGCTATTGGTACTCTATTCTTTGCCATAGCTTTTCGCGAACCGCCTCGCATTGAGAAAAAGTAA
- the nrdR gene encoding transcriptional regulator NrdR, which translates to MVAADIPLSVVSCQLSVISYQLITTYDFSLVPLVIPSPLTPHSSPLAMQCPFCQHPDNRVLESRSAEAGQSIRRRRECLRCHRRFTTYERIEFVPITVLKQNGDRQLFDRSKVLRGIVRACEKTGISALRMEAIVDEIEAELQQRVSREVSSLEIGELVLKQLRCESEVAYVRFASVYRQFQTMKDFVETLDDLSRQEAPNNIPIEDEYCQCHESPTHTVAIAD; encoded by the coding sequence TTGGTAGCAGCGGATATTCCTTTATCAGTTGTCAGTTGTCAGTTATCAGTTATCAGTTATCAGTTAATTACGACTTACGACTTCTCCCTTGTCCCCCTTGTCATTCCCTCACCCCTAACTCCTCACTCCTCACCCCTTGCCATGCAATGCCCTTTCTGCCAGCATCCAGATAATCGCGTTTTAGAATCGCGTTCTGCTGAAGCGGGACAAAGTATCCGCAGGCGGCGGGAATGTTTGCGTTGTCATCGCCGCTTTACAACTTACGAACGGATTGAATTTGTTCCAATTACCGTTCTGAAACAGAATGGCGATCGCCAGTTATTCGATCGCTCTAAAGTTTTACGGGGAATTGTCCGTGCTTGCGAGAAAACGGGAATTTCAGCTTTGCGGATGGAAGCGATCGTCGATGAAATTGAAGCAGAACTGCAACAACGTGTCTCACGGGAAGTTAGCAGTCTGGAAATTGGCGAATTAGTTTTAAAACAACTGCGTTGCGAGAGTGAAGTTGCCTACGTGCGTTTTGCTTCTGTCTATCGCCAGTTTCAAACTATGAAAGATTTTGTCGAAACTTTGGACGATCTATCGCGTCAGGAAGCTCCAAATAATATCCCGATTGAAGATGAATATTGCCAGTGCCATGAATCCCCAACTCATACTGTGGCGATCGCCGATTGA